The segment ACTATGACTATTAATCTAGTCGCTGCATCTATATTGATCATGCTCACtcataatatcaaatttaaGAGCAAGAGGTGTcatgtattaatttatatacTCAACTAACTCAACATTCCATCTTCCCTTAATTATTCATTTTCCTCCTCTTCCTTAACTCTATTAATGTGACAATCATCTTCTTTATTATTTGGTTTAGATTTTCTATGGCAATATAAAGCAGATGTCATACCTAattaaagttttatattaataattttttaaattgatatttgtcTCTTTTCATTACCACCTAACCTAGATGGATCAACTATTTATGAGGTCTATGTGGTCCTCCAAATGTTACTTGAAACTCGGGTCAACTCCACACTAAAAGAGTTTTTTCATCTAAGTCTATTATTGAAGTAGAACTCTAGCATGTTAATCTCATTAATAAACACAAACCCAAgcattaaattcataattttgttattacaaGTGAATACACCGACATAACGAGCTTAACTAACCCTAATTTGCAACATTCCTAAAGtaatttcaacttttatttaaagCATATTTTAGCTAAGTCAATCACATAATATCCTAGATAGCTCCTTAAGAGACATCTAATATCGCATTTGGGAGCTCGTGACTTTCTCTATTATACATGATACCATTGTCAGTATTGACAATGATACTACCCCATAAGCATAGTATTTCAATATTGTTAGATATTGTGTCAAACAACACAACAAAACACGGGTCTAATTTATCAATATTGTAGGTTAATCAAGGTACATAATTTATCAACAAAACCATAACAGTAACATAATCggtgaaaatcaaaattcataaatttttgtcattataataaaattatcaaactgatttattatttcatagctaatttacatattttatatctaatttgaaaaaatccttaatttaatctaaaaattgaatattaaaatctaattctAACCTTAAATCACAATCCAcaacaatctaaaattatttattatcttaaaagaataacataatTAACAACTCaagtcaatgttttttttatctaattaacctaatctaaactttttttctctaaaaatctcTAATTCTAAATCCTAACATCTTTAAAATTagcaattaatataaattaacataaattatatcaaattaatggAGAAAAGGTTGAATATACCTCTAATTGATGAATGCGGGCGTTGCCGGCTGAAACTTTGATGAATGACCCGCAgatggagagagagggagaaatTGAAGTAGTGCTGGAAAGAGAGGGGGTGATCTTGCGGTGGATTTGAGTGTGTTTCGTagtgagaagaaagaaagagttgTTGCAGGCAAAGGGAGTGGAGGAGGGTGTGACTGCAGggagaaaagaaataatgggAGACCAAAAAACTCTCCGGGGTGCCATGCTACCTTTAATTGAAACAACGTCGTTTAGAATCCCTTTCTTAACCCTTAAAAACTCACACAACACGTCATCATTATTCATTAAACAGAGTCTGAGTCTGTTGTGCCAACAACCACACTTAAGACACACCATCTCCCACCTTAAAAACTTCAAAAGACAGAAAAGTAAACGTATCATCAGATCTGCTCTTCCTTTGAATTAATCCAGGTATTGTATCTCTCTCTTATAGCATCTCTTAATtcacattttgattttttacgaAGATTGAAGATGGAAATCTTTGGGTGCCCATCATAATTCCTTAGAACGTTAGCATCTTCTTCGTTCTTATTTTGCTATGTTAGAAATCAGGTGATGATGGGTTGTTAGAAATGCTATTTATATTGTAAAATGCATTGTTGAAGTTTGCTCTGAAAGAAATTACTTTGGCAGGGACTGTCGTGGGCACAGgggatattatatatatattttttttaatttggtttctgcattttgttttttaagtttgcttcttctttttttaatgaaaagcaTTTTGTTCTGTACTTTGGTTCAGAGGGGGATTCTAAGTTTAATTCCAGTTGTTCTTTTTTGATGAATCTGGCTCAAGGGTCATTGTCAAAGTTGTGCTTGTTTGCTGGTGGAGATGAAGATTGTGAGCCtaacttatgttttttaaaagatttttaatggAAGAAAATTTGTgatcttttaaattatgaattctGTTTTGATGGGAGGTATTTGTGTTTTGTGGGAACTGCAAAAGTATTATGAATGGGGAAACTTTCGTATGGGAGGGTTTATGTATCTTTCAAATGGATTTATTACTTTGTATAAGTTTAACTTATTGGAGAATGTTCTTCTTGGATGGCTTTTTTGACCAGCTTCATCTACTTTGAAATATTGCATGTTCAACACTTAGTTTGTTCCAGTAAAAACTTGCCGCCAGGTTaacttctttgttatttttcttgtgaAAGAACCCGACGGCATGTGATCTATGTATCCGGTAACCACTCACTGTTTTTTATCTGAGCAATGCAGTGGCGTCTTGGTGGATAtcaagaagcagcagcagcagcaacatctACATTTGGTATTATGGCCTCTGAGAGGGAAGAGTTTAGCCTCTCAGGACCCTTACATCTAACTGTTGTTGACTGGTAAGCTCTTTGATGCTCTGGTATAATTCTCCTGTTGTATTTACCAACTCATGTTCATAAACAACATCACATAATTTTGGGGCCAGTACAATTTTGTGAATGTGATGCAGCGGCCATATTCTACTTGTACTTTGTGATGGTCTGCAATTTTGATTAATCTTTGCTGATGAAATAGCTGTAATGCTAAGCGACATAGTGATTAGGTAAAATAGCATATTTATAGTACCAAGATCATGTTGGAAACAATGTTATTTGTGATCTTGTGCAGGAAAAATGCACATCATCGAAGATCTGTTGCTGCCAGTTTGGTTCAGGGTGTCCGCATTCTAGAGCGGGACCGCCAGGTAAAACGTCAAGGTTCCCAAGCTCTTGCTCCTCCATGGTGGGAGTTTTTTCACTTCCAGTTGATTCGTCAACTTGTGGATGATGTGGATTCCTCCATTTTTGGTGCCATTTATGAATTCAAGCCTCCAGAATCTCATTATCACAATTCAGTTGATGAAAGCCCTCGTTATGTAATTGCCTTCCGTGGCACCATAACCAAGCCAGGGTCTGTGTCACGGGACCTTGAGTTGGACGTCTGCATTATCAAAAACGGACTCCATGAGACATCTCGGTTTGAGACTGCTATCCAGGCAGTCCGAAATGTGGTTGCTACAGTAGGCAAATCAAATGTCTGGTTAGCAGGCCATTCCCTGGGAGCAGCAATGGCATTGCTTGCTGGAAAGACCATGGCCAAGACAGGCATCTTTCTTCAAGCATTTCTCTTTAATTCACCATTCATCGCTGCCCcaattgaaaggataaaaaataagcgAGTGAAACATGGACTCCGGATTGCAAGCAGTGTGATAACAGCAGGACTTGCTCTTGCTACAAAGAAGAGCTATCAGAATAGCCGATCTGTTGACCCATTTGCTACTCTTTCTGCTTGGGTCCCTTTTCTATTTGTCAATCCAGGTGATCACTTTTGCTCAGAATATATTGGGTATTTTGAGCACAGGAAGAAGATGGATGATATTGGAATTGGAGCTATTGAGAGATTAGCAACCCAGAATTCACTCGGTGGTCTTCTCATGAGTGCAACGGGTAGGGAGTCAGAACCACTCCATCTCATCCCTTCAGCAAATCTAATCGTAAATTTAACTCCTTGTCAGGATTTTAGAGAAGCCCATGGAATTCACCAGTGGTGGAGACCTGATTTGCACATAAAATCCAAGCTCTACAACTACAAATAGTTTGGTTGAATCTGTGTATAGATGGTGTCTCTTATCTTGTATTTGTTCGTGTTGTTGGAGGAAGGATTATTAAAAATCGGTTCATCACCTTAACTATTTCAAGCTGAATTTTATTGCTGAATTATTTTGTCAAACTGTACCCCTAGATCTTGTTTCATATTGCATCTTACTGTAGTGGTAACCACTAACCTGGTCTTAAGGCTTGGGTTTCAGAAACCAGCCGTTTGACAGTCACTTCCTAATGCTCAACAACTAGGGTTGGAACTTCCAGCAGTTATGAATTCGTCTAGAGGTTAGCAAGCAAGGCTGCTTGAAAATTTATAGCTGGAAAACCATTTTAAGCATGCATAATATCATGTAAACATTTCCGGTTTTAAAAACATAACCCAGCAGATCTGTTCACATTTTAGATCACCACACCGAGTGATCTTTAGTTCTTAACCAAATGTTACGATAAATGAATTAGAAGTTTTGGTGATTGTCTGGAGGaaggtaatttttgtttttgaatactttttaaaaatattcttttatttaaaaatatattaaaagaaggtGATGATACATGTTCTATGGAGCCTGCTGCCTCCACAACAGTACAAGTCAAAAAAGTAAGGGTTCCAATCCCAAGAAAGTGGAGCATGCATTATGGACAAGATCTGCAGTCGCCAACCACACAATCCTCTTACTGCACTCACTTTGTTAACTCTGTAAATCTTTAGCAAATATTACCATTTACCGCCTCTGCTGCATGTAATAAGTAATAGCCAGTTCCTGTACTAAGATTCTTTTAAACCAAAAATCACAGGCCACCACCAAATCAGACCCCACCTGGTTAAATCAGCCCACTCTCCAAGACTCCAACGTGACAAAATGACATTGTCAAGTGTCGACCTTTTCATGTTACTCCTCCATTCCCATTTACCGATTtacgattattattattattttttatttagcacGGTACTTTACAATTTTTGACAGaattatatcatttaaaatttttcttcgtaaactaatatatttttattttgtaactcttttaaaatataatatttacttATTTCAGATATAATGAGATAGTTGAcatcctttaaaaaaacaataattaagtaggttgcattttaaaaacacaataactTAATATGTTATGCTTTAAAAGCCCAACATGTAAAATCTAAACTccttctcaaattaaaaatcacaGACAAACATAACTCTCTTTCCAAAAACCAACATTCATAATCTTTCTCTCTAA is part of the Populus nigra chromosome 8, ddPopNigr1.1, whole genome shotgun sequence genome and harbors:
- the LOC133701559 gene encoding GDSL esterase/lipase At4g10955-like, with translation MASEREEFSLSGPLHLTVVDWKNAHHRRSVAASLVQGVRILERDRQVKRQGSQALAPPWWEFFHFQLIRQLVDDVDSSIFGAIYEFKPPESHYHNSVDESPRYVIAFRGTITKPGSVSRDLELDVCIIKNGLHETSRFETAIQAVRNVVATVGKSNVWLAGHSLGAAMALLAGKTMAKTGIFLQAFLFNSPFIAAPIERIKNKRVKHGLRIASSVITAGLALATKKSYQNSRSVDPFATLSAWVPFLFVNPGDHFCSEYIGYFEHRKKMDDIGIGAIERLATQNSLGGLLMSATGRESEPLHLIPSANLIVNLTPCQDFREAHGIHQWWRPDLHIKSKLYNYK